Proteins found in one Pempheris klunzingeri isolate RE-2024b chromosome 6, fPemKlu1.hap1, whole genome shotgun sequence genomic segment:
- the LOC139202736 gene encoding regulator of G-protein signaling 21-like encodes MLTPVDDVGAWGESLDQLLECKTGQLVFEDFLRTEYSEENLLFWLACEDYKKITSETEMTVAAKKIYTEFVQVDAPRQINIDCVTREEISENLSQPGPNCFDRAQRLIYGLMENDCYPRFLKSEIYQALLEQQ; translated from the exons ATGTT GACTCCTGTTGATGATGTCGGGGCATGGGGAGAGTCGCTCGACCAGCTTCTGGAGTGTAAAA CAGGCCAGCTGGTGTTTGAGGACTTCTTAAGGACAGAGTACAGCGAGGAGAACCTTCTATTTTGGCTGGCCTGTGAAGACTACAAGAAAATTACcagtgagacagaaatgacGGTCGCTGCCAAAAAGATCTACACAGAGTTTGTCCAAGTTGATGCGCCTAGACAG ATAAACATTGACTGTGTGACGAGAGAAGAAATCAGTGAAAATCTCTCTCAGCCGGGGCCAAATTGCTTCGACAGGGCGCAGAGACTGATATACGGTCTGATGGAAAACGACTGTTATCCGCGATTTCTGAAATCAGAAATCTACCAAGCTCTCCTGGAACAGCAATGA